The Longimicrobium sp. sequence CCTCGGGCCGGGAGGGGCTGGAGCTGATCCCGCAGATCCATGCCGCCGACCCCTCGCTGCCCATCGTCGTGATGACGGCGTGGGGAAGCGTGGAGAGCGCGGTCGAGGCGATGCGGCGCGGCGCGCGAGACTACGTGGAGAAGCCGTGGGACAACCAGCGCCTCCTCGCCACCCTCGCGTCGCAGGTGGAGCTGGGGCGCGCCCTGCGCCAGACGCAGCGGCTGGAACAGGAAAACCGCCGCCTGCGCAGCGACGGGCTCCCAGAGATGATCGCCGAGTCGCGCGCCATGGCCCCCGTGCTGCGCCTGATGGAGCGCGTGGGGCCCTCCGACGCGTCCGTGCTCATCACCGGCGAGCACGGCACGGGCAAGGACGTCGTCGCGCGCTGGCTCCACGCCTCGTCGCCCCGCGCCTCGCGCGCACTGGTGACGGTGAACGCGGGCGCCATCGCGGAGGGCGTGTTCGAGAGCGAGCTCTTTGGCCACGTAAAGGGCGCCTTCACCGACGCGCGCTCGGACCGGGTGGGCGCGTTCGAGCTGGCGGACGGCGGCACGCTCTTCATGGACGAGATCGGCACCATGCCGCACGACCAGCAGGCCAAGCTGCTGCGCGTGCTGCAGAGCGGAGAGCTGCAGCGCGTGGGGGCGTCGCGCACCCGCAAGGTGGATGTGCGCGTGATTTCGGCCACCAACCTGGACGTGCAGCAGGGCGTCGAAGAAGGGCGCTTCCGCGAAGACCTCCTCTTCCGCCTCAACACCGTCGAGATCCACCTCCCCCCGCTGCGCGACCGGCGCGAGGACGTGCCGCTGCTGGCGAACCACTTCCTGCGCCGCGGCGCCGCTCAGTACCGCAAGGCGCTGGAGGGCTTCACGCCCGATGCCATGAAGGCGCTCCTCTCCTACCCCTGGCCCGGCAACGTGCGCGAGCTCGAACACGCAGTGGAGCGCTCGATCTTGCTGACCGCCGGCCCGCGCGTGGGCGTGGAGGACCTGGCGCTGCGCGGCCGCGTCCCCGCCTCCGTCGCCATGGAGGAGATGTCGCTGGAGGACGCCGAGCGCCTGCTGATCCGCAAGGCGCTGGAGCGCTTCGACGGCAACGTGAGCCAGGCCGCGGAGGCGCTGGGCCTCAGCCGCAGCGCGCTGTACCGACGGCTGGAGCGCTTCGGGCTGTGAGCCCTCACCCCCGCTCGTTCCTCGCTGCCCCCTCTCCCGATAACAGGAGAGGGCTGCGCCCTCACGGTATCGAGAGAGGGGGCGGAAACCGCGGGCCGGGTTGCTCCGGGATCTCAGGTTGATGCCCCCGCGCCGGCGCCGGACGCGCCATCAGACTCAGATCTTCCTCCTCGCGCTCATGGCGGGGCTGCCGGGGGTGGCGCTTTCGGCGCTGCTGCTGTGGCGGGGCGGGTACGACAGCGGCGTGCAGTGGACGGCGGCCGTGCTGGTGGGCGGCGGCTGGCTGCTGGCCGCGTGGATGGTGCGCGAGCGGGCCATCCGCCCCCTCCAGACCCTCTCCAACCTGCTGGCGGCGCTGCGCGAGGGCGACTTCTCGCTCCGCGCCCGCGGCGCGCGCCCCGACGACGCGCTCGGGCTCGCGCTGGTGGAGGCCAACGCGCTGGGCGAGACGCTTCGCGAGCAGCGCATCGGCGCCATCGAGGCGACGGCACTCCTGCGGCGGGTGATGGCGGAGATCGACGTGGCCGTCTTCGCCATCGACGAGGGCGGGCGCGTGCGCCTCGTCAACCGCGCTGGCGAGCGCCTCCTCGACCGCCCGCCGGAGCGCATCATCGGCTTCCCCGCCGACGAGCTGGAGCTGACCGATCTGCTGGAGGGCGAGACGCCGCGCACGGTCGAGCACGAGTTCCCCGGCGGCGCGGGGCGTTGGGAGGTGCGGCGCGGGCCGTTCCGGCAGGGAGGCCGCTCGCACCAGCTCCTGGTGGTGGCGGACGTGAGCCGCGTGCTTCGCGAAGAGGAGCGGCAGGCGTGGCGGCGGCTGATCCGCGTGCTGAGCCACGAGATCAACAACTCGCTGGCGCCCATCCAGTCCATCGCCGGCACCCTGCAGGGGATGGTGGGCGAGGACGCCGTTCCCGGCGAGCTGGGCGACGACCTGCGCGGCGGCCTGGCGATCATCGCGGGGCGCTCCACCTCGCTCAGCCGCTTCATGGCCGAGTACGCCCGCCTCGCGCGCCTTCCGCCCCCCTCGCTCAGCCCCATCGACATCGGGCTGCGCGTGCGCCACACGGCGGAGCTGGAGCGGCGCCTCCCCGTGCGCGTCGTCCCCGGCGACGAGCTGCTGGTGAGCGCCGACGCCGACCAGATCGACCAGCTCCTGATCAACCTCGTCCGCAACGCCACCGATGCCGCATTGGAGACCGGCGGCGGGGTGCGCGCCGGCTGGCGGGCGGATGGGGACGGGGTGGAGGTGTGGGTGGAGGATGATGGCCCGGGCCTGGCGGACACGGCCAACCTGTTCGTCCCCTTCTTCACCACGAAGCGCAACGGCACCGGCATCGGCCTGGCCCTCAGCCGCCAGATCGCCGAGGCCCACGGCGGCACCCTGACCCTGGAGAACCGGGTGGATGCGCGGGGGTGCATCGCGCGGCTGGTGCTGCCGGGGTGAGGGGAGGCGGGCCGCGGGCCCCCTCCCCCGCTCGTTCCTCGCGGCCCCTCCCCCAAAACTGCCTGGGGGAGGGGCGGTGGCGTGCGTTCGTGCGCGGTGCGCGCGGCGGTGCCGGGTAGGGCACGGGCAGCCACGTGGGGCTGCCCCTACGGGATTGGTGTGCGGGGGCGAGACGGGGTGGTCGCGGGCGGTGGGCAGACACGCAGGTCTGCCCCTACCAGATGCGTGTGGAGGGCGGAAGGCGGAGGTGGAGGCGGGCGTGGTTTTCGCCCCCTCTCTCGATAACGGTGAGGGCGCAGCCCTCTCCTGTTATCGGGAGAGGGGGCAGCGAGGAACGAGCGGGGGTGAGGGCCCCATTGGAACCCAACGCGCGTTCCGTTGTACCGAGTGCATCGTGAGCCGCGGCCGTAAGTGCTTTGGCGGCGGGTCTTTGTGCGCTCCACAGGGGGTGAGGATGGATCGGGACTACCTGGTGCGCGCCACCGCTCTCGACGAGCGGGTGCGCGCGTTTGCATTGAACGCCACGGGGATCGTGTCCGAGCTGCGCCGGCGCCACGACACCTCGCCCGTCGTGACGGCGGCGCTGGGGCGCACGGCCATGGGCGCGCTCCTCATCGCCGCGGCCACGCTCAAGGAAGAGGAGCAGCTCCTTACCGTGGACGTGAAGGGCGACGGGCCGGCTGGGCGCATCATCGTGACCGCCAACGGGCGCGGGGAGGTGCGCGGGCTCGTGGGGAACCCCCACGCCGACGCGGACAGCGCCGGCGAGAAGCTGAACGTGGCCGGCGTGGTCGGCTCGACCGGCTTCCTCTCCGTCACCAAGCACCTGGGGATGAAGGACTCGTACCAGGGCACGGTGGAGCTCGTTTCGGGCGAGATCGGCGACGACCTCACCTATTACCTGGCGCAGAGCGAGCAGACGCCCTCCGCCGTCGGGGTGGGCGTGTTCACGCAGCAGGACACGAGCGTGGTGGCCGGCGGCTACATGATCCAGCTCCTGCCGGGGTTGTCGGAGAAGGAGATCGCGGCCATCGAGGAGAGGATCGCGGCCCTTCCGCACCCCACGCGGCTGCTGCGCGAGGGCTCGACGCCGGAGCAGATCCTGGAGCGAATCTTCCCCGAGGGCTACACGCTGGGCGACAGCCAGCCGATCCGCTTCCACTGCCCGTGCTCGCGCGAGCGCTTCGAGTCTGCCATCGTGAGCCTGGGGCAGGACGAGGTGCGGCGACTCATCGAGGAGGAAGAGGAGCCGTTCACCGAGGTCGTCTGCCACTTCTGCAACGAGGCGTACCGCTACAGCCCGCACGAGATGGAAGCCATCCTAGAAGCGGCGCGCTGAGCATCTTTACCCGGAAAAGAAAAACGGCCGGCGGGCGCATCGAGGCGCCCGCCGGCCGTCTTGCTTGCCAGCTATCTCTCGGGTGTGCCGAATCGCAGGTTCTCGGCGGTGTACACGACTCCGGCATCGTTCGCGATCGTCCCGATCTCGATGTAAGTCGGGTAGCCGCGCTCCTTGTCGTAGCGGACGACCAGGTTCTTCTCGCCATTGCGGCGCGCTTCCTCGATCCGCTCGACGAGGTCCTCGATGGTAGGCCAATCCGCGTTCGCGAGGCTCGTGAGGTCCTCCCCGCTCGGGCGCTTGAAGACGTGCGCGACCCTGCCGTCACGAACGTAGATCGTCACCGGCGCGGTCACCTGGCTTCCGCAGTAACAGATCCTCTGGAAGTCGTAGTGGTAGTCCGACCGATCCCACGCCGCGGTGGGATCGCGCGAGCACCCCGCGGCGGCCATCAGGGCGATGCAGAGCAGAACAAGCTTCAGGCGCATGGGCATCTCCATGGAACGGGTGTACGAATCTGGTCCCGCGTGGAGAACGCCTCAGGGCCAAACGGATGCACACCCGCGGCTCACGCCGCCAGCGCCTCGCGGATCTCGTCAAACGGGGGCAGCAGGCTGGGATTGCTGCTGTGCCACACGTAGTGCACCGTGCGGTCCGGGTTCACCACGAACACCGAGCGGTCGCTCACGTCGCGCAGTCCCGGCCCCAGCGGCGACTCGCGCAGCACCCCGAACGCGCGGCTCGCCTCGCGGTTGAAGTCGGAGAGGAAGAGGTAGTCCGCGCCGATCTCCTTGCGGAAGCGGTCCAGCACGAACGGCGAGTCGACGCTGATGGCCGCCACCTGCGCACCCAGGCCGTTGTAATCGGCCAGGTCGTCACGAAAGGTGCACAGCTCCTCCGTGCAGGTGCTGGTGAACGCCAGCGGAAAGAAAACCACCACCGTCGCCTGGGCGCCGTAAAGGCTACCCAGCGACACCTGCTGGTTGTCGTGCGCCGGAAGGGTCACGTCGGGTGCCTGATCGCCAATCTGAAGCGGCATGTAGCGGTTCCCTCGTACGTGTAGTGGTGTGTTGGGGCGCCGGCGCGGCGCCCCGCGTCAGTCCGGGTCCAGCAGCCGCAGCGTGGTGAGGGCCAGGCGCACGGTGTCGCGCTCCTTCTCCTCCTCCCCCGCCGGGCAGAAGTAGGTGGCGAAGCAGATCGCCCCCGGCGTCGTCGCCACGCCCACCATCCAGAAGAGCGACTCGCCGTCCTCCTCGTCCTCGCTCGTGAACTCGCACAGCGCGAGCTCGCTTCCGTCCTCCAGCGGCACGTCCTCCACCTCGTCCTCTTCCAGCTCCACGCTGCGCTCTTCCAGGAAGGCGTACAGCTCTTCGGCGGGATCGGGAAACTCGTCCGCGGAGGCTTCGAAGGCGATCAGGTGAAGCGTCCCTACGCCGTCCTCGCGCCACACCTCCACGCCGCCGTCCTCCTCGTCCGGCGCGGCGGACCAGCCCTGGGGGACCACCAGGTCGAACCTGCCATCGGGGTCCGCGAACCGCTGCGCATCGCTCATTGGGTCTCTGCTATACGGGTGTCGGGGCCGGCGCGGCGCAAGATGGGCGCCGCTCCCCTGGCAGGCAAGCCGTTCCGGTACACCGTCGTTGTCAGAAACGGACGAGGAGGGGCGTTCTTGGATTCGAACGCCCGTTCGGCATGGAAATGCCCGAATGGGACCGCAGGCGCAGCGGATGATGCGTCTCCACTCCTAGCCGGGAGGCGCTTATTCGCACCTTGAGTGTCAGTCTTGTGGCGGTCGCGGCCCTCGTGGCCAGCTTCGCGGTCGTGATCCAGCGTCAGGACGAGCCGGACCGGCTTCGCGAGCGGCGCGCCGAGCCTTCCCCGCCAGCCGTCGACCTGGAGCAGCTCCGCAACGCGGGCCTGTAAGCCGGTCACTGCCAGGAAGGCAGAAATCAGTGAGGGGCCGCTCCGGCAACGGAGCGGCCCCTACTTTGTGCAATGTGAATAGATGAAGATGATTTTCGACGCGGGGTATGTTGTCATTGAACATTCCCGAGACATAGCATGCGAAGTGCCTACGAAGCGAGGCATGGGCCGGCTTCAGCAATACGGGTGCGTTTCTCCTCTGATTACGGAACAAATGCGCGTGCAGGGTTGACCTAAACCTATGTGGGGGTTATCATTAGGGCATAAGAAAAACGCCGAAACGCACCGCCGCGACACAAAAGATCGCGCGCCCGCAACGTCCAATCAGGGAGACATTCGTTATGAAGAACAGCGAATCGAGCCGTACCCGTTCGCGTTTTCGCAACGATACCCGCGCGCTCCTCACTTCGCGCCCGGTGCAGGTTCTCCTGGTGCTCGGGGCGATGGTGGAGGGCGCGGTGATCCTGGGCCGCGACAGGGCGCCGGAGCCCGCGAAGCCGGTCACGATGCAGCAGGCTCTTCACGAGGCCATCACGCCGGTGAAGGTGGTGGAGCACAAGCGCCTCGAGAAGCTGGCCGACCTGGCCGTGAACGAGGACGCCCGCGAGGACGAGACGGTGGCCGAGGCGCAGAAGCTGGCCGAGAAGTACCGGAAGAACGGGTTCAAGGTGTCGGACCGGCTGGCGGTGCAGATCCACGAGGCGGCGGTCGAGAACGGGATCAAGCCGGAAGTGGCGTTCGGGCTGGTGAAGACGGAGAGCGGGTTCAAGACGAGCGCGACGAGCCACGTGGGCGCCATCGGCCTCACCCAGCTGATGCCGGCGACGGCGAACTGGCTCAAGCCCGGCACCACGCGCAGCGACCTGCGCGACTCGGAGACGAACCTGGAGATCGGCTTCAAGTACCTCTCCGACCTGATCGAGAAGTACGACGGAAACACCAAGCTGGCGCTGCTGGCCTACAACCGTGGCCCCGGCACCGTGGACCGCCTCCTGAAGCGCGGCCGCAACCCGGACAACGGCTACGCCGACATGGTCTACGGCCGCCGCAACGGACACCGGTGACACGGACGAAGGGGCGCCTCCCGAGCTGGGGGGCGCCCCGTTTTAGTGCGTAAGTGCGTAAGTGCGTTAGTGCGTTAGTGCGTAAGTGCGTTAGTGCGCTGAACCCAGTGCTGCCCCCCATTTTTGTCATCCTGAAGGAGCCGCCCCACAGAAGTCTGTAACATCCCACACTCCGGCGGCGACTGAAGGATCTAGCCGGCGAGGCGAGAGAACGGTGCGTGAACGCGGGCCTCTCGTCACGCGCAGTAGATCCTTCGCTTCGCGCCATAGATCAGAGCCGGGGCGAGGCCGGAGCGGCGCGTCGCTCAGGATGACAGAAAAAGGTGCGGGGCGGCCGTCATCTCGGTCGCCCCGCACTCACGCACTCACGCACTCACGCACTCACGCACTTCCGTTCACTTCGCCGAGAGCGTCGCGTTCTTCTGGATGTACTCCGACCACTCCGGCGGCACGTCCGTGTCCGGGAAGATGGCCTGGACGGGGCACTCGGGCTCGCAGGCGCCGCAGTCGATGCACTCGTCGGGGTTGATGTAGTACTGGTCGTCCGCCTCGTAGATGCAGTCGACCGGGCACACCTCGACGCAGCTTGCGTCCTTGGTGCCGATGCAGGGCTCCGCGATTACGTACGGCATATGCTCTCTTCAGCGGGTTGGAATCGTTGTCGATCGGGCCTGGCTCCGGTGCTCCGAAGCGATACGATAACCCCGCGAACCGGGGTTGTCCATACGCACTCGAACGATCGTTCGAAAATTACTTCAGGTGAGCGTCGAACCACTCCAGCGTAGCCTCCTGGGCGGTGCGCAGCGCATCGGTGGCGCCCTGGTACGGGTGCTTCGCGCCGAAGGTGTGGTCCGCCTCCTCGATCAGCAGCAGCTCCGCGTTCTCCCCCGCCATGTCCCAGAGCGTCCGCGCATCGTCCGGCGCCACCGACGTGTCCGCCTCGCCGTGCACGATCAGCCAGGGCAGTGTGAGCCGGGCCGCGGCGCGGCGGATGTCCAGCCGCTCCGTGTTCTCCTCGAGGTCGCGCAGGTAGGCCGGACCTACGGGCATCGCCTGCCCCGTGCGGGCATTGGTGATCTCCACTGAGTCGCCGTGCCGCCAGCGCCCGAGCTGCTCGTCCGTCCAGCGGTGCACGGTGGCGATGGCGTTCCACGTCACGAGCGCATCGACGCGCCCGTCCTCCGCCGCGGCCAGCACCGCCTCACCGCCGCCGCGCGAGTGCCCCAGCAGCCCCACGTGCCTGGGACGCTTCGGCAGCAGCCCCTTGCCGCGCACCGCATCCAGCACCATTCGGATCTCGTCGACGTTGCGGCTGTGCGTCTGCTGCGCAAAGAGGTCGAGCGCGCTGAAATCCACCCCGTCCGCCCCGACTCCGTTGTGCGAGAAGTCGAACGACACCACCGCGTGCCCCGCCGCCGCCAGCGAGCGCGCCACGGCCGGGAAGAACCCCCACTCGCGGAACCCCTTGAACCCGTGGCAGATCACCACCGCGCTCAGCGGCTGGGTCCCTTCCTGCACGCGAAGGTCGCCGCGCACGGGCGGCCCGCCCTCACGCGGGCGCAACTCGAAGCGGGTGCGGGTCAGTGCAGTCGTGATTTCGGGCATATGCGGCGCGCGTGGATGGTGAGTTGTGGGATGCGCGGGGGGCCCTCACCCCCGCTCGTTCCTCGCTGCCCCCTCTCCCGATAACGGGAGAGGGCTGCGCCCTCGCCGTTCTCAGGAGAGGGGGCGAAAACTGGCAAGCCCCCGAAAGCTGTACCACCCGTTATGGGAGTGTGGTGGGAGCTAGACCTGCCTCTGTCTTGCTGTTCACACTGGGATGGTGAGGGCGGAGCGCCGTAGGCGCGGAGCCCTCACCATCCCACGCCGCGGCGAACTCCGCCGGGGTCTGGTACTTCAACGAGCTGTGCGGGCGCTCGTGGTTGTGCTTCAACCGGTGCTTCTCCGTCAGCACCTGCGCCTCGATCAGCGTCCGGAACACCTCGCGGTTCAGGAACTCCGCTCGCAGCCGGCTGTTGAAGCTCTCCGAGTAGCCGTTCTCCCACGGGCTGCTCCGCTCGATGTACATCGTCTCTATCCCCGCAGCGGCGAGCCACTCCTTCACGGCTCCCGCAGTGAACTCGGAGCCGTTGTCGCTCCGGATCGCGCCTGCCTCCCCGTGGATCTGCACCAGCTCGGCGAGTACCCGCACCACGCTCTTCGCCGTCATGCTCCGCCCCACCTCGATCCGCAGGCACAGCCGCGTAAACTCGTCCACCACGCCCAGGAACTTCAACTTCCGCCCGTCGCTGGTCTCGTCGTGCACGAAGTCGTACGTCCACACGTGATTCGGGTGCTCCGCGCGCCGGACCGAGCACGCGTTCGCGCTCGTGCCTGAACGCTCCTTCTTCCGCACCGGCCGCACCACCTTCAGCCCGGCCTCCTTCCACAGCCGGTGCACCCGCTTCACGTTCACCCCCACGCCCTCCTTCCTCAGCAGCGCCCAGATGAAGCGGTAGCCGTACGCCGGGTTCTCTGCCGCGAGCTGCCTCATCCGCTCCATCAGCTCGCCGTCGCGCTCTGCCCTGCGACCGACCCACTGGGTCGACCTTGCCTGCTTCAGCGCTCTGCACGCCCGGCGCTCGGAGATTCCCAGCACCTGCTGAACGTGCGCGACCGCGGCACGCCTCCGCTCCGGGCTCAGTAGTTTCCCCGCGCCACCTCCCGCAACACGTTGATGTCCAGGGCCTGCTCCGCAACCACCTGCTTCAGCCGCCGGTTCTCTTCCTCAAGCTCCTTCAGCCGCGTCACGGTATCGATCTGCACTCCAGTGTACTCTCCGCGCCAGCGATAGAACGTCGACTCGCCAATCCCCAGGTGCCTCGCTACCTCGGGTACGCTCTTGCCCGTGCCCAACAGCGCCTCGGCCTCGCGCAGCATCCCCACGATCTGCGTCGCCGTATGCCTCGTCTTCTTCAATGAGTCCTCCTCGCCCTTCGGGCGTTGGGTGGACTCCCATTCTAAGTGGATCAATTTACGGGGGGCAGGCCAAAACGAGTGAAGTCGGCCCGATGCTGGTTCGGTTCCCGGTATACTCCCCCCTCTCTCGATAACAGAGGCGCCAGCCTCTCCTGTTATCGGGAGAGGGGGGCCGGGGGGGTGAGGGCCACCATCGGGCACCCGTCGCACGGCACCTTACGCGGGCACCCCTCGCACGGCAGCTCGCCCTCGTCCTCCGGAGCTTCGGCGGCGGCGAGGCGGGCGGCGAGGTAGCGGATGCGGCGCGGGTTGAGCGGGTCGTCGAACTCGCCCTCGCGCACGCCGCCCAGCGTGCCGGACGCGGCGGCGGCCACCATCGCGCGGAGCTGGTTCGTCTCCTCCGCCGCCATCGGCACCAGGCCGTCGATGGGGCGGCGGGGGGCGCGCTCCACCTTGAGCACCTGCCGCGCGAACGAGACGAACATCGAGCACGCCTCGGGGCAGGGGACCAGCGCGTCGCCGTGCGCCGGGCCCTCGTCGGCCATCTCCAGCGGCGTCGCCTCGTCCACCTGCCAGGCCACGCGGCGCAGGCACACGGCGTCGCCGCAGCAGGCGCGGACGGTGTTCCGCACGGCGTCCGTCTCCAGCAGCTTGACGGCGCCGTACATCCCGGTCTGCCGCGCCGCCGTCTCGCGCCAGTGCGTCACGCGCAGGGTGCCGGTGCGCCCGGCGTGCCAGTGCAGCGCGCAGGCGGGGTACAGGTAGTCGAGCGCGGTCCAGAGCGCGCGCTCGTCAAGCTCCACCAGCGCCCACCCGGCGCGCAGGTTGGGCGACGTCTTGAGGGGCCGGTGCTCCCCGTCATCCGTCACCTGCGCGATGGCGCGCGCGGCGAACGGGTCGCGCGACACCTCCAGCGCGTTCAGCGGCAGGCCGGCATCGCGGCGATGGCGGATCTCGTAGCGCCCGCCGTCCGTGGCGCGGATCAGCGCCTGGAGCAAGGCGCGCCCCTCCGCCCCCGCATCGTCCACCCATGCCGCCAGCGCCGCGCGGGCCTCCGCGATCCCGCCCGGCGCGTGCGCACCGCGCTCCTCCGGGCGGTCAGACACGAGCGTCCTCGCCGGCCAGGATCCCCTCGGGGACGTCCGCGCCGGCCTGGCGGGCGCGCTGCAGCACGATCTCCGCCACCTCGGGGAAGGTCCCCACCGGTGCCGCGTAGAAGATGGCGCGCCCATCCCTCTCCGTCACGGAGCTCACGGCCGGGCGGTTGATCCCAAGGTCGTCGGGGATGGTCTCCTGCGTGTGCCACCCCTCGGCCACGAAGAAGGGGACGAGCACCACGTCGCGCCCGCCCATCTCCTCCAGCACCTCGCCGACTTCGGGCGGCTGGTCGAGGAACCCCGTCTTCACCTCGCCGAACACGCCGGCCGCCTCCGCCTCGCGGGTCACGCGGTAGATGACCTCGGCGGAGTTGCTGTTCCGCTCCGTGCCATGGCCGATGATGATCAGCCCCGCCCGCCGCGCCTCCTCGTCGTCCATCCCGGCGCTCTCCTCCGCGCGCCGCAGGATCATGGCCGACATCGACGGGTGCGTACCCACCGGCCCGCAGTAGCGGATCGTCTTCCCCAGCTTCCGCGTGACCGAGAGGGCCGGCCCGTCCAGCCCCAGCTCGCGCGGGATCACCTCCTCGGTGAAGTACCCTTCGGAGATGAAGAGGGGAACGACGTACACGTCCTCCGACTCGACGAGGTCGAACACCTCGCGCATCGAGGGCTCTTCCTTCCAGAAGCACTCGCGCACCTCGTCGAACGCCCCTGTCCGCCGGATGGCCTCCGCGTGGCGATAGACCGGCGCGCTCGACTCCGCATTCAGGTGCGACCCGTGCCCGATGATGATCAGCGCTTGCAAATCAGCCTGCTCTTCGTGGTCCTTCCCGGACGGTTGTCCAAGATCCGTCCCAACTTGCGGGCGCCGTGTGGCGGATGCAAGCGCCCCTCCCTCGCGCGTCTCCAGGAGCGCCGCATTCCTCGAGCCCACTTCAGTGGGCTTCGCGTAGTTCCAGCCGGGGAATTCATCCCCCGGCGATGCGGCGCCGGGTGCCTACTCCGCCGCCCGCCCCCCACAGCTCTCCGCGATCGAAAGCACCTCGCTCCGCACCGTCGTGCCGGGCGTGCGTTTGCTCCCGCGCACGTTCCCCAGCATCCCCCGCTCCCAACGCTCCCCGAAGAGGCGCAGGGTGCGCGCATCGTCCACCACCGCGTCGATCTGGAGCCAGGTGCGCCGCGTCTCGCTGAGGGCACCGGTGACGTCCCGCTCCAGCCGAATTTGGTTCTGAGGAAGACCTTCGGACGTGGCGGCGTACCCCAGGGCGCGCGCGGTCCGCTCCACGCACTCCAGCGCATCCATCGACGCCGGCGCGGTGGCGTAGACGGTGTGGCGCGAAGCGGTCACGGAGCAGGCGGCGAGGAGCAGAACGGGCACGAACAGGGCGGCGCGGGTCATGGAGGACTCCAGAGGCGGGGGAAGCGGCTGCGATAATCTGTGGGACGCCCGGCCCGGCGGATCTTGCACAGTTACGACCCTCGCGACTTCTTTACGACGAGCCGCGGCGTCGCCCCTCTTGATTTCCGGCCCCGGCCCCGGCCCCGAACGTGCTCGTCCTCGGAGATCTGCCTCGCGCGTTCGGCCGCTGCTAGGAGCGAATCGGCGTTGGGCAGTCCGAGGTCCGCGAAGACGTTGTCGCTCCCTTCGATCACCTCCACCCCATTGATGACCCGGCGGGTGAGCTCGTTCCGCTCCATGATCCCTCGTGTGGTAAACGGTGCTCGGAGTTCGCCTGCTGCCGCCTACGAGCCCAGCGACTGCTTCACCAGCAGGTCGTGGGTCGCCTTCTGGGCGGGCGAGAGCTTGACGGGGATGCCGACGATGATCGCGGGCTGCGAGGGGGCGTCGGGGAGGTGCAGGACGAGGTGATCGGGGGGGACGGGGCGAGCGTACTCGGAGGCGCGGCCCGTGGGGTCGATCTGGACGGTGCGGCCTTTCGCGGCCAGCGTGGCGAGGACGCGTCCGTACTCCAGCCACTCCGCGCGCGGGTCCGAGTCCTCCGCGGCGACGGCGGGGATCAGCTGCTCCTCGAAGTAGGCGCGCGCCCGGCGAAAGGCATCGGGGTCTGAGTCCCGGAGCGCCACCATCTGCTTGCGGTAGAACTCGCGCGGGTCGCGGGCGCCGGCCTGCTGCAGGGCGCTCTCGAAGCGGGCGTCGGCGCGGGCGCGGAGGTCGGGCGGTGCGGGCATCGGCGGCTCGGTGGCGGTGGACGCGGGCCGGGAAGCTACCCCGCCACGGCCCCACGCGCCACGGTACGCCGCCCCCGCATCTCCATCACCATCGCCCCCAGCAGGCACAACCCTCCCGCGAGCCCCGCGGCAAGGCACACCGGCACCCACTTCCACGGAAAGTAGCCGCGCGTCGCCAGCACCACGCACAGGCCACTGAGCGTCAGCATGGTGTACGCGACGCGCTCCAGCACCCGCGCACGTGGCGACAGCTCGGCGGTGGGCTCGGGCGCCGCCGGGGGCCAGAGGAGCGGCTTGAAGCGGTGGTAGTCCCAGCAGAGCAGGTAGGTGCAGGCCAGCAGCATCAGCCCCGTCACCACCCAGGTGCCGGTGAAGTGCATCGACAACGTGATAGCGAAGATGTTGAGGATGATGGGGAAGAAGACGAGCGCCCCCAGCGTCGCGGTGCGCCGGTGCAGCAGGAGGAGCGCCCCGAAGAGCTGCGCCCAGCCGATGAAGTTCCAGTACGC is a genomic window containing:
- a CDS encoding sigma-54 dependent transcriptional regulator → SGREGLELIPQIHAADPSLPIVVMTAWGSVESAVEAMRRGARDYVEKPWDNQRLLATLASQVELGRALRQTQRLEQENRRLRSDGLPEMIAESRAMAPVLRLMERVGPSDASVLITGEHGTGKDVVARWLHASSPRASRALVTVNAGAIAEGVFESELFGHVKGAFTDARSDRVGAFELADGGTLFMDEIGTMPHDQQAKLLRVLQSGELQRVGASRTRKVDVRVISATNLDVQQGVEEGRFREDLLFRLNTVEIHLPPLRDRREDVPLLANHFLRRGAAQYRKALEGFTPDAMKALLSYPWPGNVRELEHAVERSILLTAGPRVGVEDLALRGRVPASVAMEEMSLEDAERLLIRKALERFDGNVSQAAEALGLSRSALYRRLERFGL
- a CDS encoding ATP-binding protein is translated as MPPRRRRTRHQTQIFLLALMAGLPGVALSALLLWRGGYDSGVQWTAAVLVGGGWLLAAWMVRERAIRPLQTLSNLLAALREGDFSLRARGARPDDALGLALVEANALGETLREQRIGAIEATALLRRVMAEIDVAVFAIDEGGRVRLVNRAGERLLDRPPERIIGFPADELELTDLLEGETPRTVEHEFPGGAGRWEVRRGPFRQGGRSHQLLVVADVSRVLREEERQAWRRLIRVLSHEINNSLAPIQSIAGTLQGMVGEDAVPGELGDDLRGGLAIIAGRSTSLSRFMAEYARLARLPPPSLSPIDIGLRVRHTAELERRLPVRVVPGDELLVSADADQIDQLLINLVRNATDAALETGGGVRAGWRADGDGVEVWVEDDGPGLADTANLFVPFFTTKRNGTGIGLALSRQIAEAHGGTLTLENRVDARGCIARLVLPG
- the hslO gene encoding Hsp33 family molecular chaperone HslO, which codes for MDRDYLVRATALDERVRAFALNATGIVSELRRRHDTSPVVTAALGRTAMGALLIAAATLKEEEQLLTVDVKGDGPAGRIIVTANGRGEVRGLVGNPHADADSAGEKLNVAGVVGSTGFLSVTKHLGMKDSYQGTVELVSGEIGDDLTYYLAQSEQTPSAVGVGVFTQQDTSVVAGGYMIQLLPGLSEKEIAAIEERIAALPHPTRLLREGSTPEQILERIFPEGYTLGDSQPIRFHCPCSRERFESAIVSLGQDEVRRLIEEEEEPFTEVVCHFCNEAYRYSPHEMEAILEAAR
- a CDS encoding DUF6174 domain-containing protein, whose product is MRLKLVLLCIALMAAAGCSRDPTAAWDRSDYHYDFQRICYCGSQVTAPVTIYVRDGRVAHVFKRPSGEDLTSLANADWPTIEDLVERIEEARRNGEKNLVVRYDKERGYPTYIEIGTIANDAGVVYTAENLRFGTPER
- a CDS encoding peroxiredoxin yields the protein MPLQIGDQAPDVTLPAHDNQQVSLGSLYGAQATVVVFFPLAFTSTCTEELCTFRDDLADYNGLGAQVAAISVDSPFVLDRFRKEIGADYLFLSDFNREASRAFGVLRESPLGPGLRDVSDRSVFVVNPDRTVHYVWHSSNPSLLPPFDEIREALAA
- a CDS encoding lytic transglycosylase domain-containing protein, which encodes MKNSESSRTRSRFRNDTRALLTSRPVQVLLVLGAMVEGAVILGRDRAPEPAKPVTMQQALHEAITPVKVVEHKRLEKLADLAVNEDAREDETVAEAQKLAEKYRKNGFKVSDRLAVQIHEAAVENGIKPEVAFGLVKTESGFKTSATSHVGAIGLTQLMPATANWLKPGTTRSDLRDSETNLEIGFKYLSDLIEKYDGNTKLALLAYNRGPGTVDRLLKRGRNPDNGYADMVYGRRNGHR
- a CDS encoding ferredoxin family protein — its product is MPYVIAEPCIGTKDASCVEVCPVDCIYEADDQYYINPDECIDCGACEPECPVQAIFPDTDVPPEWSEYIQKNATLSAK
- a CDS encoding alpha/beta fold hydrolase — its product is MPEITTALTRTRFELRPREGGPPVRGDLRVQEGTQPLSAVVICHGFKGFREWGFFPAVARSLAAAGHAVVSFDFSHNGVGADGVDFSALDLFAQQTHSRNVDEIRMVLDAVRGKGLLPKRPRHVGLLGHSRGGGEAVLAAAEDGRVDALVTWNAIATVHRWTDEQLGRWRHGDSVEITNARTGQAMPVGPAYLRDLEENTERLDIRRAAARLTLPWLIVHGEADTSVAPDDARTLWDMAGENAELLLIEEADHTFGAKHPYQGATDALRTAQEATLEWFDAHLK